CGATTTTCGGTTAAGATTCAGCAAATCGACAATCAGCACAAAAAATGGGTGGATATCATCAATCGACTCCATGATGCAATGGTTGGTGGAAAAGGTGCCGATGTTATCGGTTCGGTATTGCTTGAAGTAGTGAATTATGGAAAAATGCATCTCGATTACGAGGAGCAATTGATGGCGAAGTATGGGTATCCCGATCTTGCTGCCCACAAATTCGAGCATGATGTACTAAAGAAAAAAATTGCCGATTTGCATGCGAAGTTTCAAGCCGGGAACAAATTCCTAACCTTGGATGTGATGAATATGTTGAAAGACTGGTTGATGCAACACATCGAGGGCGTGGACAAAAAGTACACTGAGCATTTTCTTGCGAAAGGATTATCCTAAACCGATTCTAATTATGATGAGACCAGACGATTCTTCCGGTATTCCACGCCGGAAACCAACGATACTCGCCGAAACCTCTCCCGCATTACCGGGGGAGGGGACGGATATACCCTCGCAAGTCGTCTTGTTCGACGATGAAGTACACACCTTTGCCGAAGTGGTTTTCCAATTGATGCTGGCGACCGGATGCAGTCCGGAAACGGGACTACAAACTGCTTGGGAAGTCCACACCAAGGGCAAAGCCATCGCATTTGCCGGTGCGCTCATCGAGTGCCTGACGGTTGCCGAAATTCTCCGGAAAATCTCGCTGCGGGTCGAAGTCCAAGTCGGCTCGTAATCACTTCACACAACTTGTTTTATTTAAACAATTTGAATGCACTTACGAACTTCCTGCCCAACCGGAAGTTGTTTATGTTCCATAATCACAAACACCAGAATTTTGAGTATTTGTTAAAATACCCTTGACATTCAATGATATTCTTCCGT
This is a stretch of genomic DNA from bacterium. It encodes these proteins:
- a CDS encoding bacteriohemerythrin — encoded protein: MAIIQWSDRFSVKIQQIDNQHKKWVDIINRLHDAMVGGKGADVIGSVLLEVVNYGKMHLDYEEQLMAKYGYPDLAAHKFEHDVLKKKIADLHAKFQAGNKFLTLDVMNMLKDWLMQHIEGVDKKYTEHFLAKGLS
- a CDS encoding ATP-dependent Clp protease adaptor ClpS; the protein is MMRPDDSSGIPRRKPTILAETSPALPGEGTDIPSQVVLFDDEVHTFAEVVFQLMLATGCSPETGLQTAWEVHTKGKAIAFAGALIECLTVAEILRKISLRVEVQVGS